In Isoptericola jiangsuensis, the following proteins share a genomic window:
- the argF gene encoding ornithine carbamoyltransferase — MPRHFLRDDDLTPAEQREVLELAWAFHEDRFLRAPLSGPRAVALVFDKPTLRTQVSFSVGVAELGGFPLVVDGRLAQVGVRESVPDVTRVLDRQVAAIVWRTFGQDRLEEMAAVSRVPVVNALTDDFHPCQILADLLTVAQHHGGLGGLAGQRFAYVGDAANNMAASYLLGGATAGMHVVVAGPEGYLPPAAIVARAEEIAATTGGSVTVTTDARAAVTGADVVAADTWVSMGDEDEAADRLAALADHQVDAGLMALAAPDAIFLHCLPAYRGKEVTAEVIDGPQSVVWDEAENRLHAQKAVLTFLLEHR; from the coding sequence ATGCCTCGCCACTTCCTGCGCGACGACGACCTCACCCCCGCCGAGCAGCGCGAGGTCCTCGAGCTGGCCTGGGCCTTCCACGAGGACCGGTTCCTGCGGGCCCCGCTGTCGGGCCCGCGGGCCGTCGCCCTCGTCTTCGACAAGCCGACGCTGCGCACCCAGGTGTCGTTCTCCGTGGGCGTCGCCGAGCTCGGCGGGTTCCCGCTCGTGGTCGACGGCCGCCTCGCCCAGGTGGGCGTGCGCGAGTCCGTGCCCGACGTCACCCGCGTGCTCGACCGCCAGGTCGCCGCGATCGTGTGGCGCACCTTCGGCCAGGACCGCCTCGAGGAGATGGCCGCCGTGTCGCGCGTGCCGGTCGTCAACGCGCTCACCGACGACTTCCACCCGTGCCAGATCCTCGCGGACCTGCTCACCGTCGCCCAGCACCACGGCGGTCTCGGCGGTCTCGCCGGGCAGCGGTTCGCCTACGTCGGCGACGCCGCGAACAACATGGCCGCGTCCTACCTGCTCGGCGGCGCGACGGCCGGGATGCACGTCGTCGTCGCCGGCCCCGAGGGCTACCTGCCGCCCGCCGCGATCGTCGCCCGCGCCGAGGAGATCGCCGCGACGACCGGCGGCTCCGTCACCGTCACCACCGACGCCCGCGCGGCCGTGACCGGCGCGGACGTCGTCGCCGCGGACACGTGGGTGTCGATGGGGGACGAGGACGAGGCCGCCGACCGGCTCGCCGCGCTCGCCGACCACCAGGTCGACGCCGGCCTCATGGCGCTCGCCGCACCCGACGCGATCTTCCTGCACTGCCTGCCCGCCTACCGCGGCAAGGAGGTCACCGCCGAGGTGATCGACGGCCCCCAGTCCGTCGTGTGGGACGAGGCGGAGAACCGGCTGCACGCCCAGAAGGCCGTCCTGACGTTCCTCCTGGAGCACCGGTGA
- a CDS encoding DNA-3-methyladenine glycosylase, with translation MSTSTDGDRITAVPWQVPGPTWYARDVHAVARDLLGAYLRRRHPDGDVTLRITEVEAYGGVDDPASHAFRGPTARNRSMFGRPGRLYVYRHLGLHHCVNVVCGPSGDAAAVLLRAGEVVEGASLARSRREAAGRCDSDRQIARGPARLAVALDLALDQDSADVTDPDGTLVLHLPVDPLPRTVATGPRVGVAGEGADPARFAWRSWLVDEPTVSAWRPVTGSLR, from the coding sequence ATGAGCACGTCGACCGACGGTGACCGGATCACCGCCGTGCCGTGGCAGGTGCCCGGACCCACCTGGTACGCCCGCGACGTGCACGCCGTCGCCCGCGACCTGCTCGGCGCCTACCTGAGGCGCCGCCACCCCGACGGCGACGTCACCCTGCGGATCACCGAGGTCGAGGCGTACGGCGGGGTCGACGACCCGGCCTCCCACGCGTTCCGTGGCCCGACGGCGCGCAACCGCTCGATGTTCGGTCGCCCGGGACGGCTCTACGTCTACCGGCACCTGGGTCTGCACCACTGCGTCAACGTCGTGTGCGGCCCGTCGGGTGACGCCGCGGCGGTGCTGCTGCGCGCCGGCGAGGTCGTCGAGGGCGCGTCGCTGGCCCGCAGCCGTCGCGAGGCCGCCGGGCGCTGCGACTCGGACCGGCAGATCGCGCGGGGACCGGCCCGCCTCGCCGTCGCCCTCGACCTGGCCCTGGACCAGGACTCCGCGGACGTCACCGACCCGGACGGCACGCTCGTGCTGCACCTGCCGGTCGACCCGCTGCCACGGACCGTGGCGACCGGCCCGCGGGTGGGCGTCGCGGGGGAGGGCGCGGACCCGGCACGGTTCGCCTGGCGGTCGTGGCTGGTGGACGAGCCGACGGTGTCGGCGTGGCGGCCGGTGACCGGCAGTCTGCGCTGA
- the argB gene encoding acetylglutamate kinase translates to MSEQTAGTGIDPDFRFDTRVDLRPDQKAEVLIEALPWLQEFAGALVVVKYGGNAMIDDELKAAFAQDMVFLRQVGLRPVVVHGGGPQISAMLDRVGIDSEFRGGLRVTTPEAMDVVRMVLVGQVQRELVGLLNAHAPRAVGLSGEDAGLFGAVRRHAVVDGEPVDVGLVGDVVHVNPSAVLDLLAAGRIPVVSTVAPDADDPTQVLNVNADTAAAALAVALGAKKLIVLTDVEGLYTSWPDRTSLVEQIGAGDLAALLPSLSAGMVPKMEACLRAVQGGVPRASVIDGRQAHSVLLEVFTTRGNGTMVVPDHAAAAAHDPQDDPTEAPA, encoded by the coding sequence ATGAGCGAGCAGACGGCCGGCACCGGCATCGACCCCGACTTCCGCTTCGACACGCGGGTGGACCTGCGCCCCGACCAGAAGGCCGAGGTGCTCATCGAGGCCCTGCCGTGGCTGCAGGAGTTCGCGGGCGCCCTCGTCGTGGTGAAGTACGGCGGGAACGCGATGATCGACGACGAGCTCAAGGCGGCGTTCGCGCAGGACATGGTGTTCCTGCGCCAGGTCGGCCTGCGGCCGGTCGTGGTGCACGGCGGCGGCCCGCAGATCTCGGCCATGCTGGACCGGGTCGGCATCGACTCCGAGTTCCGCGGCGGCCTGCGCGTCACCACGCCGGAGGCGATGGACGTGGTGCGGATGGTGCTGGTGGGCCAGGTGCAGCGGGAGCTCGTGGGGCTCCTCAACGCGCACGCACCCCGGGCCGTGGGGCTGTCGGGCGAGGACGCCGGGCTGTTCGGCGCGGTGCGCCGGCACGCTGTCGTCGACGGCGAGCCGGTCGACGTGGGCCTGGTCGGCGACGTCGTGCACGTCAACCCGTCGGCGGTGCTCGACCTGCTGGCCGCGGGGCGCATCCCGGTCGTGTCCACCGTGGCGCCCGACGCGGACGACCCGACCCAGGTCCTCAACGTCAATGCGGACACCGCGGCCGCGGCGCTCGCGGTGGCGCTGGGCGCGAAGAAGCTCATCGTGCTCACCGACGTCGAGGGCCTGTACACGAGCTGGCCGGACCGGACCTCGCTGGTGGAGCAGATCGGCGCGGGCGACCTCGCGGCGCTCCTGCCGAGCCTGAGCGCCGGGATGGTGCCCAAGATGGAGGCCTGCCTGCGGGCGGTGCAGGGCGGGGTGCCGCGCGCGTCCGTCATCGACGGCCGCCAGGCGCACTCGGTGCTGCTGGAGGTCTTCACCACCCGGGGCAACGGCACGATGGTCGTCCCCGACCACGCCGCCGCCGCCGCGCACGACCCGCAGGACGACCCGACGGAGGCCCCCGCATGA
- a CDS encoding argininosuccinate synthase, with product MTDRVVLAYSGGLDTSVAIGWIAEATGAEVVAVAVDVGQGGEDMNVIRQRALDCGAVEAYVADARDEFAAEYCMPALQANGLYLDRYPLVSAISRPVIVKHMVRAARQFGATTVAHGCTGKGNDQVRFEVATTSLAPDLRSIAPVRDLALTREKAIDYAEKHDLPIATTKKNPFSIDQNVWGRAVETGFLEDIWNEPTKDVYSYTDDPTFPPVADEVVITFDQGVPVALDGVAVTPLQAIQEMNRRAGAQGVGRIDIVEDRLVGIKSREVYEAPGAIALIAAHQELENVTLEREQARFKRGVEQRWTELVYDGMWFSPLKKNLDTFIADTQKYVSGEVRLVLHGGRATVTGRRSEAALYDFNLATYDEGDTFDQSHAKGFIEIYGLAAKQAAARDEKFGNGVDFGVGSF from the coding sequence ATGACTGATCGCGTCGTGCTCGCCTACTCGGGCGGCCTGGACACCTCCGTCGCCATCGGGTGGATCGCCGAGGCCACCGGTGCCGAGGTCGTCGCCGTCGCCGTCGACGTCGGCCAGGGCGGCGAGGACATGAACGTCATCCGCCAGCGCGCCCTCGACTGCGGGGCCGTCGAGGCCTACGTCGCGGACGCCCGCGACGAGTTCGCCGCGGAGTACTGCATGCCCGCCCTGCAGGCCAACGGCCTCTACCTGGACCGCTACCCGCTGGTCTCGGCGATCTCGCGCCCCGTCATCGTCAAGCACATGGTGCGCGCGGCCCGCCAGTTCGGCGCGACCACGGTCGCGCACGGCTGCACCGGCAAGGGCAACGACCAGGTGCGCTTCGAGGTCGCCACCACCTCGCTCGCCCCCGACCTGCGCTCCATCGCACCGGTGCGCGACCTCGCGCTCACCCGCGAGAAGGCGATCGACTACGCCGAGAAGCACGACCTGCCGATCGCCACCACGAAGAAGAACCCGTTCTCCATCGACCAGAACGTGTGGGGCCGCGCCGTCGAGACGGGCTTCCTCGAGGACATCTGGAACGAGCCCACCAAGGACGTCTACTCCTACACCGACGACCCGACGTTCCCGCCGGTCGCCGACGAGGTCGTCATCACGTTCGACCAGGGCGTCCCCGTCGCGCTCGACGGCGTCGCCGTCACGCCGCTGCAGGCCATCCAGGAGATGAACCGTCGCGCGGGCGCCCAGGGCGTGGGCCGCATCGACATCGTCGAGGACCGCCTCGTCGGCATCAAGTCCCGCGAGGTGTACGAGGCGCCGGGCGCCATCGCCCTCATCGCCGCCCACCAGGAGCTCGAGAACGTCACCCTGGAGCGCGAGCAGGCCCGCTTCAAGCGCGGCGTCGAGCAGCGCTGGACCGAGCTCGTCTACGACGGCATGTGGTTCAGCCCCCTGAAGAAGAACCTCGACACGTTCATCGCCGACACCCAGAAGTACGTGTCGGGCGAGGTGCGCCTCGTCCTGCACGGCGGCCGCGCCACCGTCACGGGCCGGCGCTCCGAGGCCGCGCTCTACGACTTCAACCTCGCCACCTACGACGAGGGCGACACGTTCGACCAGTCGCACGCCAAGGGCTTCATCGAGATCTACGGCCTCGCCGCCAAGCAGGCCGCCGCCCGCGACGAGAAGTTCGGCAACGGCGTGGACTTCGGCGTGGGGTCGTTCTGA
- the argH gene encoding argininosuccinate lyase has protein sequence MSDVEKRSGDAVSADAPSVSLWGGRFAGGPSPELQALSQSTHFDWRLAAYDIAGSRAHARVLHSAGLLDEAELAGMLDALDRLEQDVAAGDFLPQLADEDVHTALERGLMERAGDALGGKLRAGRSRNDQIATQVRLYLREHARRIAVDLLTVVDELITQAEAAGDAVMPGRTHLQHAQPVLLAHHLLAHAWPLLRDVDRLVDWDVRAARSPYGSGALAGSSLGLDPAAVAADLGFDGPVENSIDGTASRDVVAEFAFVAAMIGVDLSRISEEIILWNTKEFGFVRLDDAWSTGSSIMPQKKNPDIAELARGKSGRLVGDLTGLMTTLKGLPLAYNRDLQEDKEPVFDQVDTLTVLLPAFAGMIRTLTFDTARMAELAPQGFALATDVAEWLVRQGVPFRVAHEVAGACVRVCEERGIELWDLTDDDLARISGHLTPQVREVLTVEGSVGSRDGVGGTAPARVAEQLDAAKERSTEYRFWAEG, from the coding sequence ATGTCCGACGTCGAGAAGCGGTCCGGCGACGCCGTGTCCGCCGACGCCCCCTCGGTCAGCCTGTGGGGCGGCCGGTTCGCCGGCGGCCCCTCGCCGGAGCTGCAGGCCCTGTCCCAGTCGACGCACTTCGACTGGCGCCTCGCCGCCTACGACATCGCCGGGTCGCGGGCCCACGCCCGCGTCCTGCACTCCGCGGGCCTGCTCGACGAGGCCGAGCTCGCGGGCATGCTCGACGCCCTCGACCGGCTGGAGCAGGACGTCGCCGCGGGCGACTTCCTGCCGCAGCTCGCCGACGAGGACGTCCACACCGCCCTCGAGCGCGGCCTCATGGAACGTGCCGGGGACGCCCTCGGCGGCAAGCTGCGCGCGGGCCGCTCCCGCAACGACCAGATCGCCACCCAGGTGCGGCTCTACCTGCGCGAGCACGCCCGCAGGATCGCCGTCGACCTGCTGACGGTCGTCGACGAGCTCATCACCCAGGCCGAGGCCGCGGGCGATGCCGTCATGCCGGGTCGCACGCACCTCCAGCACGCCCAGCCGGTGCTGCTGGCGCACCACCTGCTCGCCCACGCGTGGCCCCTGCTGCGCGACGTCGACCGCCTGGTCGACTGGGACGTGCGGGCCGCGCGCTCGCCGTACGGCTCGGGGGCGCTCGCGGGCTCCTCGCTCGGCCTCGACCCGGCCGCCGTCGCGGCCGACCTCGGGTTCGACGGGCCGGTCGAGAACTCCATCGACGGCACCGCGTCGCGGGACGTCGTCGCGGAGTTCGCGTTCGTCGCCGCGATGATCGGCGTCGACCTGTCGCGGATCTCCGAGGAGATCATCCTGTGGAACACCAAGGAGTTCGGGTTCGTCCGGCTCGACGACGCGTGGTCCACCGGGTCGAGCATCATGCCGCAGAAGAAGAACCCCGACATCGCCGAGCTCGCGCGCGGCAAGTCGGGGCGTCTCGTCGGTGACCTCACCGGGCTCATGACCACGCTCAAGGGCCTGCCGCTGGCCTACAACCGGGACCTCCAGGAGGACAAGGAGCCGGTGTTCGACCAGGTCGACACCCTCACCGTCCTGCTGCCCGCGTTCGCCGGGATGATCCGCACCCTCACGTTCGACACGGCCCGGATGGCCGAGCTCGCCCCGCAGGGGTTCGCGCTCGCCACGGACGTCGCCGAGTGGCTCGTGCGCCAGGGTGTGCCGTTCCGCGTGGCGCACGAGGTCGCGGGCGCGTGCGTGCGCGTCTGCGAGGAGCGCGGCATCGAGCTGTGGGACCTCACCGACGACGACCTCGCCCGGATCTCGGGGCACCTCACCCCGCAGGTGCGCGAGGTGCTCACCGTCGAGGGCTCCGTCGGCTCGCGCGACGGCGTGGGCGGCACCGCGCCCGCCCGCGTCGCCGAGCAGCTCGACGCCGCCAAGGAGCGCTCCACCGAGTACCGCTTCTGGGCCGAGGGCTGA
- a CDS encoding arginine repressor has translation MSAPAAGAPSTKAARHARIVEIVRRTAIHSQAELARALADEGVTVTQGTLSRDLVELRAEKVRSAAGPLVYAVPGEGGDRSVQAAGVGGLDTGYLAARLARLCADLLVSAEASGNQVVLRTPPGAANYLASAIDHSVFPGVLGCLAGDDTILVISRDPAGGEDLARRFLELTASHDA, from the coding sequence GTGAGCGCCCCCGCGGCCGGCGCGCCGTCGACCAAGGCGGCCCGCCACGCCCGCATCGTCGAGATCGTGCGCCGCACCGCCATCCACTCCCAGGCCGAGCTCGCCCGGGCGCTCGCCGACGAGGGCGTCACCGTCACCCAGGGCACGCTCTCGCGCGACCTCGTCGAGCTGCGCGCCGAGAAGGTGCGCAGCGCCGCCGGCCCGCTCGTCTACGCGGTGCCCGGCGAGGGCGGCGACCGCAGCGTCCAGGCCGCGGGCGTCGGCGGGCTCGACACCGGCTACCTCGCGGCCCGGCTCGCCCGGCTGTGCGCCGACCTGCTCGTGTCCGCCGAGGCGTCCGGCAACCAGGTGGTGCTGCGCACCCCGCCCGGCGCCGCGAACTACCTGGCGTCCGCCATCGACCACTCCGTGTTCCCCGGGGTGCTGGGCTGCCTCGCCGGGGACGACACGATCCTCGTGATCTCCCGCGACCCCGCCGGCGGCGAGGACCTCGCGCGCCGCTTCCTCGAGCTCACCGCGTCCCACGACGCCTGA
- the tyrS gene encoding tyrosine--tRNA ligase, with protein sequence MTHVLDELHWRGLVAQSTDEAALRDALSAGPVTYYCGFDPTAPSLHHGHLVQLVVLRHLQRAGHRAVALVGGATGLIGDPRQSGERVLNTKETVADWTERLKAQVSRFLDFEGENPAILVNNLDWTADMSAIDFLRDVGKHYRLGTMLAKDTVARRLNSEEGISFTEFSYQILQGIDFLELHRRHGVTLQTGGNDQWGNLLSGVDLIRKTEGQAVHVMTTPLITKADGTKFGKTEGGAVWLAPDMMSPYAFYQYWLNASDADVVSWLKIFTFRSREEIEELATAVRERPGAREAQRTLASDVTTLVHGQAATDAVIAASQALFGRGDLADLDAATLGAATDELPRAEVAPGTPVLDALVGSGLVASRAAGRRAIAEGGAYVNNVKVVGEDAVIGADDLLHGRYAVLRRGKKTLAVGVAG encoded by the coding sequence GTGACCCACGTTCTCGACGAGCTGCACTGGCGGGGCCTGGTGGCGCAGTCCACCGACGAGGCCGCGCTGCGCGACGCGCTCTCGGCGGGTCCGGTCACCTATTACTGCGGCTTCGACCCGACGGCGCCGAGCCTGCACCACGGTCACCTCGTCCAGCTCGTCGTGCTGCGCCACCTGCAGCGGGCCGGGCACCGGGCCGTCGCCCTGGTGGGCGGTGCGACCGGGCTCATCGGGGACCCGCGGCAGTCGGGGGAGCGGGTGCTCAACACCAAGGAAACGGTGGCGGACTGGACCGAGCGGCTCAAGGCCCAGGTCTCCCGCTTCCTCGACTTCGAGGGGGAGAATCCCGCGATCCTGGTGAACAACCTCGACTGGACCGCCGACATGTCGGCGATCGACTTCCTGCGCGACGTGGGCAAGCACTACCGGCTCGGGACGATGCTCGCCAAGGACACCGTGGCGCGCCGACTGAACTCGGAGGAGGGCATCAGCTTCACCGAGTTCAGCTACCAGATCCTCCAGGGCATCGACTTCCTCGAGCTCCACCGGCGCCACGGCGTCACGCTGCAGACCGGCGGCAACGACCAGTGGGGCAACCTGCTGTCGGGCGTGGACCTCATCCGCAAGACCGAGGGCCAGGCCGTGCACGTCATGACGACGCCGCTCATCACCAAGGCGGACGGCACCAAGTTCGGCAAGACCGAGGGCGGCGCCGTGTGGCTCGCGCCGGACATGATGAGCCCGTACGCCTTCTACCAGTACTGGCTCAACGCGTCGGACGCCGACGTGGTGTCCTGGCTGAAGATCTTCACCTTCCGCTCGCGCGAGGAGATCGAGGAGCTCGCCACGGCCGTCCGCGAGCGGCCCGGTGCTCGCGAGGCGCAGCGGACCCTCGCCTCGGACGTCACGACGCTGGTGCACGGGCAGGCGGCCACCGACGCGGTGATCGCGGCGAGCCAGGCGCTGTTCGGCCGCGGCGACCTCGCCGACCTCGACGCCGCGACCCTGGGCGCGGCGACGGACGAGCTGCCGCGGGCCGAGGTCGCGCCGGGCACGCCGGTGCTCGACGCGCTCGTCGGTTCCGGCCTGGTGGCCTCGCGGGCCGCGGGTCGGCGGGCCATCGCGGAGGGCGGCGCGTACGTCAACAACGTCAAGGTCGTGGGCGAGGACGCGGTGATCGGGGCCGACGACCTGCTGCACGGTCGGTACGCGGTGCTGCGGCGGGGCAAGAAGACCCTGGCGGTCGGGGTCGCGGGCTGA
- a CDS encoding acetylornithine transaminase: MTDVTTRTELSSDAWTQAYSRSVMDTFGPPQRVLVRGEGAYVWDADGKRYLDLLAGIAVNALGHAHPTLTAAVSAQLGTLGHVSNFFGTPTQITLAERLLQLAGAPDGSRVFFTNSGTEANEAAFKMVRRTGAPRVLALDGGFHGRTMGALALTAKAAYREPFEPLPGGVEHLPFGDTDALVEAFSPAAVAERGAVGGLVVEPVQGEAGVRELPAGYLALARRLTADAGALLVLDEVQTGVGRTGHWFAHQDPEVGGGVVPDVVTLAKGLGGGFPVGAVVAYGEHAATLLGRGQHGTTFGGNPVAAAAALATLAVIERDRLLAHVVEVGETLRRAIEAGGNPLVTGVRGRGLLLAVQLARPVAAEVAAAALEAGFVVNAVAPDAVRLAPPLILTTDQALDAARFFAGVTVPDPEH; this comes from the coding sequence ATGACCGACGTGACGACCCGCACCGAGCTGTCCTCGGACGCCTGGACGCAGGCGTACTCCCGGTCCGTGATGGACACGTTCGGCCCGCCGCAGCGCGTCCTGGTGCGTGGCGAGGGCGCGTACGTGTGGGACGCCGACGGCAAGCGGTACCTCGACCTGCTCGCGGGGATCGCGGTGAACGCCCTCGGGCACGCCCACCCGACCCTCACCGCGGCGGTCAGCGCGCAGCTGGGCACGCTGGGGCACGTGTCGAACTTCTTCGGCACGCCCACGCAGATCACCCTGGCCGAGCGGCTGCTGCAGCTGGCCGGCGCCCCCGACGGCTCCCGCGTGTTCTTCACCAACTCGGGCACGGAGGCGAACGAGGCGGCGTTCAAGATGGTCCGTCGCACGGGCGCGCCGCGCGTGCTCGCCCTCGACGGCGGGTTCCACGGCCGCACGATGGGGGCGCTGGCCCTCACCGCGAAGGCCGCCTACCGGGAGCCGTTCGAGCCGCTGCCCGGCGGGGTCGAGCACCTGCCGTTCGGCGACACCGACGCCCTGGTCGAGGCGTTCTCGCCGGCGGCAGTCGCCGAGCGCGGCGCGGTCGGCGGGTTGGTCGTCGAGCCGGTCCAGGGCGAGGCGGGGGTGCGCGAGCTCCCCGCCGGGTACCTGGCGCTGGCCCGCCGCCTGACCGCCGACGCGGGCGCCCTCCTCGTCCTGGACGAGGTCCAGACGGGCGTCGGGCGCACCGGGCACTGGTTCGCCCACCAGGACCCGGAGGTCGGCGGCGGGGTCGTGCCCGACGTCGTCACCCTCGCCAAGGGGCTCGGCGGCGGCTTCCCCGTGGGCGCCGTCGTGGCGTACGGCGAGCACGCGGCCACCCTGCTCGGCCGCGGCCAGCACGGCACCACCTTCGGGGGCAACCCCGTGGCCGCCGCCGCGGCGCTCGCCACCCTCGCCGTCATCGAGCGCGACCGGCTGCTCGCCCACGTGGTCGAGGTCGGCGAGACCCTGCGCCGCGCGATCGAGGCCGGCGGCAACCCGCTCGTGACCGGCGTGCGCGGCCGCGGCCTGCTGCTCGCGGTCCAGCTCGCCCGCCCCGTCGCGGCCGAGGTCGCGGCCGCGGCGCTGGAGGCCGGGTTCGTCGTCAACGCCGTCGCGCCCGACGCCGTCCGCCTCGCCCCGCCGCTGATCCTCACCACCGACCAGGCCCTCGACGCCGCCCGGTTCTTCGCCGGCGTCACCGTCCCCGACCCGGAGCACTGA
- a CDS encoding uridine kinase family protein, with protein sequence MTVDADVLASLVHRVHRAPARLPGPGASPAWRRTRLVCVDGPAGSGKTTLASQLAVELDAQVVHMDDLYEGWAGGPDDGARRLGERVLAPLAAGRAGEYHRYDWVSGTWAEQHVVEPAPVLVVEGCGAAARQVDPWAALRVWVEADDVERLRRGLARDGTDAREHWLRWMRDESAHYAAEQTRARADVRLDGVGRPVGARPERGRRDEHVDRR encoded by the coding sequence GTGACCGTCGACGCCGACGTGCTGGCGTCCCTGGTGCACCGGGTGCACCGGGCGCCGGCACGCCTGCCCGGGCCGGGTGCGTCGCCCGCGTGGCGACGCACCCGGCTCGTCTGCGTGGACGGCCCGGCCGGGTCCGGCAAGACCACCCTGGCCTCCCAGCTCGCCGTCGAGCTCGATGCGCAGGTCGTGCACATGGACGACCTCTACGAGGGGTGGGCCGGCGGACCGGACGACGGCGCCCGCCGGCTGGGCGAGCGCGTCCTGGCACCGCTGGCCGCGGGACGCGCCGGCGAGTACCACCGCTACGACTGGGTGTCGGGGACGTGGGCCGAGCAGCACGTCGTCGAGCCCGCCCCGGTGCTCGTCGTCGAGGGCTGCGGGGCCGCCGCCCGGCAGGTCGACCCCTGGGCGGCGCTGCGCGTGTGGGTGGAGGCCGACGACGTCGAGCGCCTGCGTCGGGGGCTCGCCCGCGACGGGACGGACGCCCGCGAGCACTGGCTGCGCTGGATGCGGGACGAGTCCGCGCACTACGCTGCGGAGCAGACGCGCGCCCGGGCCGACGTCCGCCTCGACGGGGTCGGGCGCCCGGTCGGGGCGAGGCCCGAGCGAGGGAGGCGCGATGAGCACGTCGACCGACGGTGA
- a CDS encoding HAD-IIA family hydrolase codes for MTAGLLGSDVPLADGHDLALVDLDGVAYHGHLPIEHASASLVGARERGLRLLFVTNNASREPEDVAEQLSGLDIPTAPDEVMTAAQACAALLRTRLEPGASVLVVGGRGLVTAVEQAGFRLASGADDAPDAVAQGFAPELGWSDLAEAAYAVAGGAWHVASNRDLSLPTARGFAPGNGALVAAVVAATGVEPDSAGKPAPTMYRLAVERVGAERPLVIGDRLDTDLAGARAGGYPGLHVLTGVSSARDAVLASPDLRPHYVGADLRALLEPHPLPEPAADGWWRCGDRGARVVDGILEADREGPQGIDLVRAACAAAWAAADEGVTLEPSGVPRITV; via the coding sequence GTGACGGCGGGGCTCCTCGGGAGCGACGTCCCCCTCGCGGACGGCCACGACCTCGCGCTGGTCGACCTCGACGGGGTGGCCTACCACGGTCACCTGCCGATCGAGCACGCATCGGCCAGCCTGGTCGGGGCGCGGGAGCGGGGCCTGCGGCTGCTGTTCGTGACGAACAACGCGTCGCGGGAGCCGGAGGACGTCGCGGAGCAGCTGTCGGGGCTGGACATCCCGACGGCCCCGGACGAGGTCATGACGGCCGCGCAGGCGTGCGCGGCGCTGCTGCGCACCCGCCTGGAGCCGGGCGCCTCGGTGCTGGTGGTGGGCGGCCGCGGGCTGGTCACCGCGGTGGAGCAGGCGGGCTTCCGCCTGGCGTCGGGGGCGGACGACGCCCCGGACGCGGTCGCCCAGGGCTTCGCGCCCGAGCTCGGGTGGAGCGATCTCGCGGAGGCGGCGTACGCCGTCGCCGGCGGGGCGTGGCACGTGGCGAGCAACCGTGACCTCTCGTTGCCCACGGCCCGCGGCTTCGCCCCGGGCAACGGCGCGCTGGTGGCGGCCGTCGTGGCCGCCACGGGCGTCGAGCCGGACAGCGCGGGCAAGCCGGCCCCGACGATGTACCGACTGGCCGTGGAGCGCGTCGGGGCGGAGCGTCCCCTGGTGATCGGGGACCGGCTCGACACCGACCTGGCAGGTGCCCGGGCCGGCGGGTACCCGGGGCTGCACGTGCTGACGGGCGTGTCGAGCGCGCGTGACGCCGTCCTGGCGTCCCCTGACCTGCGCCCGCACTACGTCGGCGCGGACCTGCGGGCCCTGCTGGAGCCGCACCCGCTGCCGGAGCCTGCGGCGGACGGCTGGTGGCGGTGCGGCGACCGCGGCGCCCGCGTCGTCGACGGCATCCTCGAGGCGGACCGGGAGGGCCCGCAGGGCATCGACCTGGTGCGTGCCGCGTGTGCGGCGGCGTGGGCGGCGGCCGACGAGGGCGTGACGCTCGAACCGTCCGGGGTGCCCCGGATCACGGTCTGA